The following coding sequences lie in one Montipora foliosa isolate CH-2021 chromosome 11, ASM3666993v2, whole genome shotgun sequence genomic window:
- the LOC137977742 gene encoding probable lysosomal cobalamin transporter, with protein MIIPHEVLAYGWIPFTVVVVLTFVFSWFYIRFYQDHAQSEVSSTLTAIVALAVTLLTTALVPVDIFIVSYMKNDDGTWKDWCADESVRKEFEETTVATGYYVLYSFVAFFAFLLMPFVYFYFEEKDEDVTTRQRICGALKYTMAFLIVAVALLLVGAFAPLKKPPHNETQWKKELSFLANELKSNNGETAMSLLMGFLSFIGMIIMITYTAYGMTALPFSMLKGFKNAKREQLEVSQDRESVEERTRMIRARQVNGRSLSGRDQRLLARLEGEERVLIRRERHLQAANLSWLNKCLKCCRPFEMVFGVFFLLFGLLIFVSLVLTSVDKAVNSLGYKYGYALPKAKLPNPINLVLLYAQKVFPLDYCLFVALVLYFLYCTMSGIRAIGIRCCWIKLYKVRSRKTMPQALLFLILMVMLTMLFLNVMLFTLAPQYVMYGSQHYVPNSGKGNDNNHTSHTSINGTAVPGNNTMTPTTPPDLHICDTSAGEDSCIMTRAAVFLNRFFYKVWFFGACYYWGTWLFLLVYIIGLGISIAKKRKSVVDDELDSSDYDSDDEMISP; from the exons ATGATCATCCCACACGAAGTACTGGCGTATGGCTGGATACCGTTTACAGTTGTTGTGGTG TTAACCTTTGTTTTCTCGTGGTTCTACATTCGTTTCTATCAAGACCATGCTCAGTCTGAAGTGTCGTCAACTCTTACTGCAATTGTTGCACTTGCAGTCACATTGCTTACCACTGCTTTAGTTCCTGTTGACATTTTCATAGTCTCTTACATGAAAAATGATGATGGCACATGGAAG GATTGGTGTGCTGATGAGTCTGTGAGAAAAGAGTTTGAAGAGACCACTGTTGCAACTGGATATTATG TGCTCTATTCTTTTGTGGCATTTTTTGCATTCCTTCTAATGCCATTTGTGTACTTCTACTTTGAAGAAAAAGATGAAGACGTGACAACACGGCAG AGAATCTGTGGTGCCTTGAAGTACACTATGGCATTTCTGATAGTTGCTGTTGCTCTTCTCTTGGTGGG AGCCTTTGCCCCCTTGAAAAAACCACCACACAATGAGACGCAGTGGAAGAAAGAGCTCAGTTTCCTTGCAAATGAACTGAAATCAAACA ATGGTGAGACTGCGATGTCATTACTGATGGGGTTCCTGTCTTTCATTGGCATGATCATCATGATTACATACACG GCATATGGCATGACTGCTCTTCCGTTTTCAATGCTAAAAGGATTCAAAAATGCGAAG AGGGAGCAATTAGAGGTCAGCCAAGACCGAGAATCAGTGGAAGAACGTACCCGTATGATAAGAGCTAGACAAGTAAATGGCCGCAGTTTGTCTGGCCGTGATCAAAGGCTTCTTGCCCGGCTTGAAGGAGAGGAAAGAGTTCTTATTAGAAGGGAGAGACACTTGCAAGCTGCAAATCTCAGCTGGCTTAACAAATGCTTGAAATGTTGCAGACCATTTGAGATGGTGTTTGGGGTCTTCTTTCTGCTGTTTGGCTTACTCATATTTGTCTCGTTGGTTCTCACTAG TGTGGACAAGGCTGTGAATTCCCTGGGTTACAAATATGGCTATGCGCTTCCAAAGGCAAAGCTTCCAAATCCTATCAACCTTGTCCTGCTTTATGCACAGAAG GTATTTCCACTGGATTACTGCTTGTTTGTGGCACTTGTTCTTTACTTCTTGTACTGCACCATGTCTGGAATCCGAGCCATTGGAATTCGCTGCTGTTGGATTAAA TTGTACAAAGTACGTTCCCGCAAGACAATGCCACAAGCCCTGCTCTTCTTGATTCTGATGGTGATGCTGACGATGCTGTTCCTCAATGTCATGCTGTTCACTTTGGCTCCCCAATATGTCATGTATGGCAGCCAGCATTATGTG CCAAACTCTGGAAaaggaaatgacaataatcATACAAGTCACACCAGTATTAATGGCACAGCTGTGCCTGGGAATAATACCATGACACCGACTACTCCACCAGATCTACACATCTGTGATACCAGTGCTGGGGAAG ATTCCTGTATCATGACCAGAGCTGCAGTGTTCCTGAACCGATTTTTCTACAAAGTTTGGTTTTTTGGTGCATGTTATTACTGGGGAACATGGCTCTTTTTGTTG GTGTACATAATTGGTCTGGGAATCTCCATTGCCAAGAAGCGGAAGTCTGTGGTGGATGACGAACTTGACTCCAGTGATTATGATTCTGATGATGAAATGATTTCTCCctaa